One stretch of Centroberyx gerrardi isolate f3 chromosome 13, fCenGer3.hap1.cur.20231027, whole genome shotgun sequence DNA includes these proteins:
- the LOC139931596 gene encoding uncharacterized protein LOC139931596: MCSIMGCESSGTAQRFKLPEDPEKRLEWVQFLASSNAQIFKEASWTDISICSDHFTDDCFENLTLVQKGLARQLQLKSSAVPSLGPKSHKPEPTLAVLKSEEEETTDTGSQCDQLQLCNRSTSCPEESILNSKAAQVNPVPCGVSVSCSTDVSYAVTTGSGETQPKVVNANSDLSKDKAALLQMKGKYVVNESCLLQLFRRNCPSCGSKCKLEKITHGSLLIMNQQCLQCEYRNQWKSLANASFPTAEGQHLTGDAELTAQTEQATASDDSLNCSSVPAVSEIINFSDDESDSSDEGGEESEEGDKNYSSDWEWNPPDDHLLVEELTKHSDEELREDDDEDEEGSPVGLKLNQLCPECGKFFNILKPHTCEYKIKPYSCNVCGKRCVTEVSLKAHSKIHREDYEHECRFCLVSFQTRLDKLAHEQSHQGRKKPYQCPDCSATFTNRKARNNHLRDHRGPRKHICNVCKIEFNYVHQLRRHSVVHTGVKPFVCEVCQRSFNQSGHLKSHMRLHTGERPYKCQHCDKSFNHNVSLKSHVQRYHSQAPGSGTTQQMEKTNPNQSESEKDEMNEMESNTGDDQEKDSESGGDPDFDYVEEEEEELEEEEEEEEEEEEKKKDALKGKKRSTGRPLGRPKRNAAVRGASLVQAVQAEAGGSNAEAERTTGGDEESEGEQSNSDPAFDPTEEKEKRSKTKRKSTGRARGRSKISKVEENDSDSDFDPAEKRKKKTDRGQNTGKRRGRPKKNAV; this comes from the exons ATGTGCTCCATCATGGGATGTGAATCCTCTGGCACTGCGCAACGGTTCAAGTTACCAGAGGATCCAGAGAAACGACTAGAATGGGTGCAGTTCCTTGCCAGTAGCAATGCACAGATTTTCAAAGAGGCGTCCTGGACTGACATCAGCATCTGTAGCGACCACTTTACCGACGACTGCTTTGAAAACTTGACTCTGGTCCAAAAGGGTTTGGCTCGCCAGCTTCAACTCAAGTCGAGTGCTGTCCCATCGCTCGGTCCCAAGTCACACAAACCAGAGCCCACTCTCGCAGTCCTTAAAAGTGAG gAGGAGGAAACCACAGATACTGGATCTCAATGTGATCAACTTCAACTGTGCAATCGTTCAACGTCTTGTCCCGAAGAATCAATATTAAATTCAAAGG CTGCCCAAGTAAACCCAGTACCGTGTGGTGTCTCAGTTTCATGTTCAACTGATGTTTCATATGCTGTAACCACTGGATCGGGTGAGACGCAGCCAAAGGTCGTCAATGCGAACAGCGACTTAAGCAAGGACAA AGCTGCACTTCTGCAAATGAAAGGAAAGTATGTTGTGAACGAAAGCTGCCTCCTCCAGTTGTTCCGGCGGAACTGTCCGTCATGTGGCAGTAAGTGTAAGCTGGAGAAGATCACCCATGGGTCTCTCCTCATCATGAACCAGCAGTGCCTTCAGTGCGAGTACAGAAACCAGTGGAAGAGCCTGGCCAATGCTAGCTTCCCAACAGCTGAGGGGCAACACCTGACGGGAGACGCAGAATTAACCGCACAGACCGAACAG GCAACGGCATCAGATGACAGCCTCAACTGCAGCAGTGTCCCAGCTGTCTCTGAGATTATTAATTTCAGTGATGACGAAAGTGATTCCTCAGacgaaggaggggaagagagcgaGGAGGGTGACAAGAACTACAGTTCAGATTGGGAATGGAATCCCCCGGACGACCATTTGCTGGTCGAGGAGCTTACAAAACACTCTGATGAGGAACTCCGTGAAGACGACGACGAAGACGAAGAGGGTTCCCCGGTTGGCCTCAAACTCAATCAGCTCTGCCCAGAGTGTGGAAAGTTTTTCAACATTCTGAAGCCTCACACGTGTGAGTACAAAATTAAGCCCTATTCCTGCAATGTGTGTGGCAAGAGATGTGTTACTGAGGTCTCTCTGAAAGCTCACAGCAAAATCCACAGGGAAGACTATGAGCATGAGTGCAGGTTCTGCCTTGTGTCTTTTCAAACGAGGCTGGACAAACTCGCGCATGAGCAGTCCCACCAAGGTAGAAAAAAGCCCTATCAATGCCCCGACTGTTCAGCGACATTTACTAACAGAAAAGCACGCAACAACCACCTGCGAGATCACAGAGGCCCCAGGAAACACATCTGCAATGTCTGCAAGATCGAATTCAACTACGTGCACCAGCTCCGGAGACACTCGGTCGTGCACACGGGAGTGAAGCCGTTTGTGTGCGAGGTGTGCCAGCGCTCCTTCAACCAGTCGGGACACCTCAAATCCCACATGCGCCTGCACACCGGGGAGAGGCCTTACAAGTGCCAGCACTGTGACAAGAGCTTCAATCACAACGTTAGCTTGAAGAGCCATGTCCAGCGCTACCATAGCCAAGCCCCTGGCTCCGGGACAACACAACAGATGGAGAAGACGAACCCGAATCAATCCGAGTCTGAAAAGGATGAGATGAATGAAATGGAGAGCAACACTGGTGATGATCAGGAGAAGGATAGCGAGAGCGGCGGAGACCCAGATTTTGACTatgtggaggaagaagaagaagaactggaggaagaagaagaggaggaggaggaggaggaggagaagaagaaggatgcACTAAAAGGTAAAAAGAGGTCCACAGGTAGACCTTTAGGAAGGCCCAAGAGAAATGCAGCGGTCAGGGGCGCAAGCTTGGTCCAGGCGGTGCAAGCGGAGGCTGGGGGTTCAAACGCGGAGGCGGAGAGAACGACGGGTGGTGATgaggagagtgagggggagCAGAGCAACAGCGACCCAGCCTTCGACccaacagaggagaaagagaagaggagcaagacaaagaggaagagcaCGGGCAGAGCTAGAGGAAGATCAAAGATTTCTAAGGTTGAAGAGAATGACAGTGACTCTGATTTTGACCCagcagaaaaaaggaagaaaaagacgGACAGAGGACAAAACACGGGGAAACGTAGAGGAAGACCAAAGAAGAATGCAGTCTGA